A window from Podospora bellae-mahoneyi strain CBS 112042 chromosome 1 map unlocalized CBS112042p_1, whole genome shotgun sequence encodes these proteins:
- the BMH1 gene encoding 14-3-3 protein (COG:O; EggNog:ENOG503NU75) — protein MGHEDAVYLAKLAEQAERYEEMVENMKIVASEDRDLTVEERNLLSVAYKNVIGARRASWRIVTSIEQKEESKGNSTQVGLIKEYRQKIEAELAKICEDILSVLDKHLIPSAKTGESKVFYHKMKGDYHRYLAEFAVGDKRKDSADKSLDAYKAATEVAQTELPPTHPIRLGLALNFSVFYYEILNAPDQACHLAKQAFDDAIAELDTLSEESYKDSTLIMQLLRDNLTLWTSSEAEPPAAAADAPAAEEAPKPADAPAEEAPKPAE, from the exons ATGGGTCATGAAGATGCTGTCTACCTGGCCAAACTCGCCGAGCAGGCTGAGCGCTATGAGG AGATGGTTGAGAACATGAAGATCGTTGCCTCCGAGGACCGTGACCTCACCGTTGAGGAGAGGAACCTTCTGTCCGTCGCCTACAAGAATGTCATTGGTGCTAGACGCGCTTCGTGGAGAATTGTCACCTCGATtgagcagaaggaggagtccAAGGGTAACTCTACCCAGGTCGGCCTTATCAAGGAGTACCGCCAGAAGATTGAGgccgagctggccaagatctGCGAGGACATCCTCTCCGTTCTCGACAAGCACCTCATTCCTTCCGCCAAGACTGGCGAGTCCAAGGTCTTTTACCACAAGAT GAAGGGTGACTACCATCGTTACCTCGCCGAGTTCGCTGTTGGCGACAAGCGCAAGGATTCCGCCGACAAGTCCCTCGACGCCTACAAGGCTGCCACCGAGGTTGCCCAGACCGAGCTTCCTCCCACTCACCCCATCCGTCTTGGTCTTGCCCTCAACTTCTCCGTGTTCTACTATGAGATCTTGAACGCTCCCGACCAGGCTTGCCATCTCGCCAAGCAGGCGTTCGATGATGCCATCGCCG AGCTCGACACCTTGAGCGAGGAGAGCTACAAGGACAGCACCCTTATCATGCAGCTGCTCCGCGACAATTTG ACTCTCTGGACCTCATCCGAGGCCGAGcctcctgctgccgctgctgatGCCccggctgctgaggaggcgcCCAAGCCTGCCGATGCcccggccgaggaggctcCCAAGCCTGCCGAGTAA
- the INH1 gene encoding ATPase inhibitor (EggNog:ENOG503P6X6; COG:S), giving the protein MLRTSFTKVARPALFSRSFAITSRAMAAGDTGAPPKTGGQGDAFQRREKAQEDFAIRQREKEKLIALRQKLREQQDHLQKLSDHMSVVRLHYTLELPVLMYSKTATRSPRSRVASTTKYLSTRLSTTRSSRLGCQTPI; this is encoded by the exons ATGCTTCGCACATCATTCACCAAGGTCGCCCGCCCGGCGCTCTTCTCCCGCTCGTTCGCGATCACCTCGCGCGCCATGGCTGCTGGTGACACCGGCGCTCCCCCCAAGACCGGCGGCCAGGG TGATGCCTTCCAGCGCCGCGAGAAGGCTCAGGAGGACTTTGCCATCCGCCAGcgcgagaaggagaagctcatcgCCCTCAGACAAAAGCTCAGGGAGCAGCAGGACCACCTCCAGAAGCTCTCTGACCACATGTCAGTAGTCAGGCTCCATTATACCCTTGAGCTCCCTGTACTAATGTATTCAAAAACAGCGACGAGATCACCAAGGAGCAGGGTGGCGAGCACAACTAAATATTTATCTACAAGATTATCAACCACGCGCTCTTCTCGGCTTGGCTGTCAAACTCCAATTTGA
- the NSP1 gene encoding FG-nucleoporin nsp1 (EggNog:ENOG503NWME; COG:Y), which translates to MSFTFGTPSSNAGSGAANTSAAPAGGSIFGAASGATGTTGTPSFSFGNPNSAAAGSTTPAGGSLFGNTTAAGAAKPAGSLFGTAGASTAAPATGGGLFGGGAGASAGGSLFAKPAGTTGTAGTTGAMFGGASTAAPAATTAAPSSLFNSATAAAPGKPLFGGAAPAASGTTTGTPTTAAGGLFGGASTTPTTAAAAKPAGSSLFAGAGGSGGSLFAGATGAGATSTPAKPLFGGAAAGGLGSTTPAGAPPADAAKPAAGSLFSTANTTTKPAVTAPAAGGLFGATTAPAASNLFAPKPATTAAPATTAPAASTPAAGGLFSNPAATTAPAATTAAATTAPAGASKPAGTLFGTGTPATTSAATTSATPAATTAPATGGLFGAPAAGTTAPAATPAAATSSAPAAGGLFGPKPAGTTTTTTPGLTPSNPAQTAANLTASTLGPASQLPRLKNKTMDEIITRWATDLSKYQKEFKEQANKVSEWDRMLVENGEKIQRLFNSTHEAERASNEIERQLQGVESQQEELGAWLDRYEQELDELYAKQGVNLAREEQITGPDQERERTYKLAEKLTDRLDDMGKDLTKMIKEINDMSGSLGRGGMGDDPLSQIVRVLNSHLTQLQWIDTNAKALQAKVQAAQKTTGNMGGGSVKETESNAAESFYRSYRGGGFK; encoded by the exons ATGTCCTTCACATTCGgcacaccatcatccaacgCTGGCTCTGGTGCGGCGAACACCTCAGCGGCGCCGGCTGGGGGTAGCATATTCGGAGCAGCTTCAGGAGCTACAGGAACCACAGGAACTCCATCATTCTCTTTCGGCAACCCAAATTCAGCCGCGGCTGGATCGACCACACCGGCCGGCGGTAGTCTTTTTGGCAACACAACagccgccggcgccgcgAAACCGGCTGGGAGTCTTTTTGGCACCGCCGGAGCCTCGACTGCAGCGCCTGCCACCGGAGGAGGcctgtttggagggggtgctGGGGCTTCAGCAGGAGGCAGTTTATTCGCCAAGCCTGCTGGGACAACAGGGACGGCTGGAACTACTGGGGCGATGTTTGGAGGTGCTTCGACTGCTGCCCCAGCCGCCACGACAGCAGCTCCATCGTCCCTGTTTAACAGTGCAACTGCTGCCGCTCCAGGGAAGCCGCTTTTTGGAGGTGCTGCTCCTGCCGCCTCTGGCACGACTACAGggacaccaacaacggctgctgggggtttgtttggggGTGCGTCGACCACACCAACgactgccgccgccgcgaaACCAGCCGGTAGCTCACTGTTTGCAGGTGCCGGCGGCAGTGGAGGAAGTCTGTTTGCGGGGGCCACAGGTGCTGGTGCTACATCAACTCCCGCTAAGCCATTGTTCGgcggtgccgccgccggtggaTTAGGCTCAACTACCCCAGCCGGCGCTCCTCCAGCGGATGCCGCGAAGCCAGCAGCCGGTAGTTTGTTCTCGACGGCTAATACCACGACAAAGCCTGCTGTTACTGCCCCGGCCGCCGGGGGCCTATTTGGTGCAACAACCGCCCCGGCGGCCAGCAATCTCTTTGCACCCAAGCCGGCTACCACTGCAGctcctgccaccaccgcccctgCTGCTTCGACACCGGCAGCTGGTGGTCTTTTCTCAAACCCTGCTGCAACTACTGCTCCCGCCGCGacaactgctgctgccactaCGGCCCCAGCGGGTGCTTCCAAGCCAGCCGGCACTCTGTTCGGAACGGGAACCCCGGCGACCACCTCGGCGGCTACTACCTCTGCCACACCAGCCGCTACCACGGCCCCGGCAACCGGGGGTCTCTTCGGAGCTCCCGCGGCGGGCACCACAGCGCCTGCTGCCACCCCAGCTGCTGCTACTTCCTCCGCTCCCGCAGCTGGAGGTCTCTTCGGACCCAAGCCCGCGGGTAcaaccacgaccaccacccccggcctcacaccctccaacccagcccagACAGCCGCCAACCTCACAGCCTCCACCCTCGGCCCCGCCTCCCAGCTCCCCCGTctcaagaacaagaccaTGGACGAGATCATCACCCGCTGGGCGACAGACCTGTCCAAATACCAAAAGGAATTCAAAGAGCAAGCCAACAAGGTCTCGGAGTGGGATCGCATGCTCGTCGAAAACGGCGAGAAGATCCAGCGCCTGTTCAACTCCACCCACGAAGCGGAGCGCGCCAGCAACGAGATTGAGCGTCAGCTCCAAGGGGTGGAGAGCcagcaggaggagctgggggccTGGCTGGACAGGTATGAGCAGGAGCTGGACGAGCTGTATGCCAAGCAGGGGGTGAATTTGGCGCGGGAGGAGCAGATCACGGGGCCGGAtcaggagagggagagaacGTACAAGCTGGCGGAGAAGCTGACGGATCGGCTGGACGATATGGGCAAGGATTTGACAAAGATGATCAAGGAGATTAATGACATgagtgggagtttggggaggggagggatgggtgaTGATCCG CTCTCTCAGATTGTCCGCGTCTTGAACAGCCACTTGACGCAGCTGCAGTGGATCGACACCAACGCCAAGGCTCTCCAGGCCAAGGTCCAGGCCGCGCAGAAGACGACGGGGAATATGGGCGGTGGGAGTGTCAAGGAGACGGAGAGCAATGCTGCCGAGAGCTTTTATCGCTCCTATCGGGGGGGCGGTTTCAAGTAA
- a CDS encoding uncharacterized protein (EggNog:ENOG503NY46; COG:S) has translation MSSERRNSLSPPERRGTVDPGAHDLAESDSEEHYSDAQSGPVGSAPPSPIPRTRVERVDDKPAYGEVPGTEAYSKREGDAEPDEIAIIPDPLDPTPAEPERHARSPTPGGHPIPKTVVEEAPDAEGSVTHPEVEERHKSDPHPDVTIKADGKRVEDNDAPISPSLSTPVSTRSRRKSSNASKRPAPLSPTSLGPSEGGDDTVEGDEDDDDDDFGDDFDDFEEGGNDDDFGDFDDGFQQVEETPPVPPPPAAAPAPAPAPAAPALSFPIPTFDDLDPSEIHTLTEPYLSALFPPPDAVDPLPSLSNENPVFLTPRSASLWSQLVAPPPLQPPDWIRSRIRRLFLVSLGVPVDLDEILPASKQKKLVLPSLHRSTSNGSFQSGDSRSVSRVRAAASTTSVDSQGNLKPPRASKKLPQTSEGVDSKEKSLDLLKARQLCMTTDEAMNGMTDKELRAHVERLEKMQFEAKDVLDYWQKKTDEKIGDQEAFEKVIENLVKHARKARK, from the exons ATGTCATCTGAAAGAAGAAACAGCTTGTCGCCTCCTGAGAGGCGTGGCACCGTTGACCCTGGTGCTCATGACCTAG CGGAATCCGATTCCGAAGAACACTATTCCGACGCCCAGTCTGGGCCAGTTGGGTCAGCGCCTCCGTCACCCATCCCGAGAACCAGAGTCGAGAGGGTCGATGACAAGCCTGCTTATGGGGAAGTCCCCGGCACCGAGGCTTACAGCAAGAGAGAAGGGGATGCCGAGCCGGACGAGATAGCCATCATCCCCGACCCCCTCGACCCAACACCCGCCGAACCGGAACGTCATGCCCGGTCTCCCACCCCTGGCGGACATCCTATTCCCAAGacagtggtggaggaggcacCAGATGCTGAGGGCTCAGTGACACAcccggaggtggaggagagacACAAGTCGGATCCGCATCCGGATGTGACCATCAAGGCTGACGGGAAGAGGGTGGAAGATAATG ATGCCCCAATATCACCGTCTTTAAGTACTCCTGTGTCGACACGCTCCAGAAGAAAGTCGTCAAATGCCAGTAAAAGACCCGCGCCACTCAGCCCCACGTCACTGGGGCCTTccgagggtggagatgatacggtggagggcgatgaagatgatgatgatgacgacttTGGGGATGACTTTGACGACTTTGAAGAGGGCGGCAACGACGATGACTTTGGTGACTTTGACGACGGGTTCCAACAAGTCGAGGAGACACCGCCAgtacctcctccaccagcagcgGCGCCAGCTCCTGCCCCAGCACCAGCTGCCCCCGCCCTATCATTT CCTATACCCACCTTTGACGACCTCGACCCCTCCGAAATCCACACCCTCACCGAGCCCTACCTCTCGgccctcttcccacccccagaCGCCGTCGACCCTCtgccctccctctccaacgaAAACCCCGTCTTCCTTACCCCCCGGTCCGCCTCCCTCTGGTCCCAACTCGtcgcccctcccccgctccaACCCCCAGATTGGATCCGCTCCCGTATCCGCCGGCTCTTCCTGGTCTCCCTCGGCGTGCCGGTGGACCTAGATGAGATCCTGCCCGCctccaaacaaaaaaaactcgtcctcccctccctccaccggTCAACATCCAATGGCTCGTTCCAATCTGGCGACTCAAGGAGTGTCTCCCGCGTCCGCGCGGCCGCATCGACAACATCGGTCGACTCCCAAGGAaacctcaaaccccccagGGCGTCAAAGAAACTACCTCAGACATCAGAGGGTGTAGACAGCAAAGAGAAGAGTTTGGATTTGCTAAAGGCAAGGCAGCTGTGCATGACCACCGACGAGGCGATGAACGGGATGACAGACAAGGAGTTGAGGGCGCatgtggagaggttggaaaaGATGCAGTTTGAGGCAAAGGACGTGCTGGATTATtggcagaagaagacggacGAGAAGATTGGGGATCAGGAGGCGTTTGAGAAGGTGATTGAGAACTTGGTGAAGCATGCTAGGAAGGCTAGGAAGTAG
- the GCD11 gene encoding eukaryotic translation initiation factor 2 subunit gamma (COG:J; EggNog:ENOG503NXAR; BUSCO:EOG09261TPN): protein MSANDKFGNDIPESDSDSGESQVDIHDSENDLLDKPKSALKKSAPAPVVQRPPLPPQTDPKDLDIKSLTPLTAEIIARQATINIGTIGHVAHGKSTVVKAISGVQTVRFKNELIRNITIKLGYANAKIYKCDSPECPRPTCYRSYKSEKEVDPPCEREGCTGTYRLLRHVSFVDCPGHDILMSTMLSGAAVMDAALLLIAGNESCPQPQTSEHLAAIEIMKLDKIIILQNKVDLMREEAAKQHHESILKFIRGTVAGKSPIIPISAQLKFNIDAINDAIVNTIPIPPRDFSMDPHMIVIRSFDVNKPGAEIEELKGGVAGGSVLHGLLKLGDEIEIRPGIVTRDERGDLKCTPIFSRIVSLNSEANELKYAVPGGLIGVGTRIDPTLCRADRLVGFVLGLKGRLPDIYSEIEVNFYLLRRLLGVKTADGKQAKVDKLAKNEVIMVNIGSTSTGAKVVAIKKDAAKLQLTSPACTKIGEKVALSRRIEKHWRLIGWATIAAGVTVEPVTA from the exons atgtcGGCCAACGACAAATTCGGTAACGATATCCCCGAGTCGGATTCAGACTCCGGCGAGTCCCAGGTCGATATCCATGATTCCGAGaacgacctcctcgacaagccCAAGTCGGCCCTGAAGAAGAGCGCCCCTGCCCCAGTTGTCCAGAGACCACCTCTGCCCCCTCAAACAGACCCCAAGGACCTCGACATCAAGAGCCTTACCCCCCTCACAGCCGAGATTATTGCGCGGCAAGCGACCATCAACATCGGTACCATCGGCCACGTCGCTCACGGAAAGTCCACAGTCGTCAAGGCCATCTCTGGCGTCCAGACCGTTCGTTTCAAGAACGAACTGATCCGCAACATTACCATCAAGCTGGGTTacgccaacgccaagatCTACAAGTGCGATAGCCCAGAATGCCCAAGGCCGACATGCTACAGGAGCTACAAGAgcgagaaggaggttgaccCTCCTTGCGAGCGTGAGGGCTGCACAGGAACTTACAGACTGTTGCGCCATGTCTC CTTTGTTGATTGCCCCGGTCACGATATTCTCATGAGTACCATGTTGTCAGGTGCCGCCGTCATGGAcgccgcccttcttctcattgCCGGTAACGAATCTTGCCCTCAGCCTCAAACCTCTGAGCATTTGGCCGCCATCGAGATTATGAAGTTGGACAAGATCATCATTCTCCAGAACAAGGTCGATCTTATGAGAGAAGAGGCTGCCAAGCAGCACCACGAGTCTATTCTCAAGTTCATCAGAGGCACAGTCGCTGGCAAGTCGCCGATTATCCCCATTTCGGCCCAGCTCAAGTTTAACATCGACGCCATCAACGACGCTATCGTCAATaccattcccatccctccGAGAGATTTCTCCATGGACCCCCACATGATCGTCATTCGGTCGTTCGACGTCAACAAGCCCGGtgccgagattgaggagcttaagggtggtgttgctggtggttcCGTTCTTCACGGTCTGCTCAAGCTCGGTGATGAGATTGAAATCCGCCCCGGTATCGTTACTCGCGACGAGAGGGGTGATCTCAAGTGCACGCCCATTTTCAGCCGTATTGTGTCTCTCAACTCTGAGGCCAATGAGCTGAAGTACGCCGTTCCCGGCGGTCTTATTGGTGTCGGTACCCGCATCGACCCTACCCTCTGCAGAGCCGATCGTCTTGTCGGTTTCGTCCTCGGTCTCAAGGGCCGCCTCCCCGACATCTACAGTGAGATCGAGGTCAACTtctacctcctccgccgcctcctcggtGTCAAGACGGCCGACGGCAAGCAGGCCAAGGTCGACAAGCTTGCGAAGAACGAGGTTATCATGGTCAACATTGgttccacctccaccggTGCCAAGGTTgttgccatcaagaaggaTGCTGCCAAGCTCCAGCTTACATCTCCTGCTTGCACAAAGATTGGCGAGAAGGTTGCGCTTAGCAGACGTATCGAGAAGCATTGGCGTCTCATTGGTTGGGCTACCATCGCTGC TGGCGTAACGGTCGAGCCTGTCACCGCTTAA